A portion of the Luxibacter massiliensis genome contains these proteins:
- a CDS encoding NAD-dependent epimerase/dehydratase family protein — MKRIGITGAKGFLGKYCTEYLKDRHKITALYRSDNKGQFGTVDQVDYLETDYSVQNLAHHFAGCDCVLHLAARKVAAGEPSGLHHYLDNLSVLENVIQAAQKAGITNIVTISSRCVYGTHTPHKFAETDPLTPINFYGVEKVMEEQLCTYYNHTFSQKIKILRLSQVVNDSLEDTNAFSVFIRQALSGQDITLFGTGCAVRDYIYVKDACHGIQSALLAENVSGIYNLASGFGASMAEIAGRIIELSHSDSKIIHLENKKEDFTRIILDAGKICRDFNFRTQYSMETMILDIIAGQNKMNQGKEGSPNE; from the coding sequence ATGAAGAGAATAGGGATTACGGGAGCAAAAGGATTTTTAGGGAAATACTGCACAGAGTATTTGAAGGACAGACACAAAATAACTGCCTTATACCGCAGTGATAACAAAGGCCAGTTTGGAACTGTTGATCAGGTTGATTACCTGGAGACAGATTATTCAGTGCAGAACCTTGCACACCATTTTGCAGGCTGCGACTGTGTTCTACATTTGGCGGCCCGTAAAGTAGCTGCCGGGGAACCTTCTGGGCTGCACCATTATCTGGACAATCTCTCTGTTTTGGAAAATGTAATACAAGCTGCCCAAAAGGCCGGTATCACGAATATTGTGACCATTTCTAGCAGATGTGTGTACGGGACGCATACACCGCATAAATTTGCCGAGACAGATCCATTAACACCTATTAACTTTTATGGCGTTGAAAAGGTGATGGAAGAACAATTATGCACATACTATAACCATACATTCAGCCAAAAAATTAAAATCCTCCGCCTCTCCCAGGTTGTCAATGATTCATTGGAGGATACAAATGCTTTCTCAGTTTTTATCCGTCAGGCATTGTCTGGACAAGATATTACCTTGTTTGGCACAGGCTGTGCTGTCAGGGATTATATATATGTAAAAGACGCCTGCCACGGAATTCAGAGTGCCCTTTTGGCTGAAAATGTTTCCGGGATTTACAATCTGGCCTCGGGATTTGGGGCCAGTATGGCAGAAATAGCAGGTCGTATTATAGAACTCAGCCATTCAGATAGCAAAATCATCCACTTAGAAAATAAAAAAGAAGATTTCACTCGTATTATATTAGATGCTGGTAAAATTTGCAGAGACTTTAATTTCAGGACTCAATATTCCATGGAAACTATGATCCTGGATATTATTGCTGGACAAAATAAAATGAACCAGGGCAAGGAGGGATCCCCAAATGAATAA
- a CDS encoding ATP-grasp domain-containing protein, with product MRKILILGAGNAQIDLIEYCKENGYIVYGCSYTNTDKGIPLLDYFEQINITDIEKVKEYAENIQADLIYSVGSDIAMPTVSRVCELLHLPHFVSYNTALTCNTKDNMRKTLGETFEGNVPYIVIRQKEDLEKINFFPVIMKPVDSQGQRGVYQAGSLQELIDNYDKSIIHSRKKQLIIEKYLDGREISVNAFFEKGNMRFSIVSDRISFSEYPGGIIKKHLLPSGLCKDICERACALARRTASRLSISNGPAYFQMKVVEGIPYLIEAAPRLDGCHMWKFIKYYCGVDLLKASVNLLESAPSSAMNPVYRKGNFALEFICQKPGTPMREWNTDEIDYRRDYYDTGEEVRRLNGYMEKCGYMIYQEK from the coding sequence ATGAGGAAAATACTAATATTAGGTGCTGGAAACGCACAAATTGACTTAATAGAATACTGCAAAGAGAATGGATATATAGTATATGGGTGCAGTTATACAAATACAGATAAGGGCATCCCATTATTAGACTACTTTGAACAAATTAATATTACAGATATTGAAAAAGTTAAAGAGTATGCAGAAAATATACAGGCAGATTTAATATATTCCGTTGGCTCTGATATTGCCATGCCGACAGTTTCCCGTGTCTGCGAATTATTGCATCTTCCCCATTTTGTCTCCTATAACACAGCCTTAACATGCAATACGAAAGATAATATGAGAAAAACACTGGGTGAAACATTTGAAGGAAATGTCCCTTACATTGTCATACGCCAAAAAGAAGATCTGGAAAAAATAAATTTCTTCCCTGTCATTATGAAGCCTGTAGATTCCCAGGGACAAAGAGGCGTGTACCAAGCTGGCAGTTTACAAGAATTAATAGACAATTACGATAAGAGCATCATCCATTCCAGAAAAAAACAGCTTATTATTGAGAAATACCTGGATGGGCGGGAAATCTCTGTAAATGCATTTTTTGAAAAAGGAAATATGCGCTTTTCGATTGTTTCTGACAGAATCTCTTTCTCAGAATATCCCGGGGGAATTATCAAAAAACACTTACTTCCTTCGGGACTTTGTAAGGATATATGCGAAAGGGCCTGCGCTCTGGCCCGCAGAACAGCATCCCGCCTTTCTATCTCAAATGGCCCCGCTTATTTCCAAATGAAAGTTGTTGAAGGAATTCCTTATTTAATTGAGGCCGCCCCCAGACTTGATGGATGCCATATGTGGAAGTTCATCAAATATTATTGTGGAGTTGATTTGCTTAAAGCTTCAGTTAATCTTCTGGAATCTGCACCTTCCAGTGCAATGAACCCCGTATACAGGAAAGGGAATTTTGCATTGGAATTCATTTGCCAAAAACCCGGAACACCTATGCGGGAATGGAATACAGATGAGATTGATTACCGCCGGGATTATTACGATACTGGCGAGGAAGTTCGCCGGCTAAACGGTTATATGGAAAAGTGCGGCTATATGATTTATCAGGAGAAATAA
- a CDS encoding glycosyltransferase family 2 protein: MFYSIIIPCYKSDKMLEEVVSLTVSELEKAGIEKYEFVLVNDCSPDEGKTWKKIKELSENYSYVKGVNFSKNFGQHSAIIAGLKYARGDCFISMDDDLQTHPSQLTKLINAFHGGYDVVYGFYPEKKHSLFRKLGTGFNNWTAEKLLHKPKEIHCTSFWIVRKFVRDNIVNFDGPHPYLLGIILKTTSNIKSVPVKHFERKYGHSGYTLKKLFGLWANYIGFSILPLRLVTYCGYSISALSLLGGAVVFIRRLMDPSLSAGWPSIMIIILLSLGIQLIFLGFVGEYVGRAYLKLNNEPQYIVKETINIEESESEP; this comes from the coding sequence ATGTTTTATTCGATTATTATTCCCTGCTATAAATCAGATAAAATGCTGGAAGAAGTCGTCAGTTTAACCGTCAGTGAGTTAGAAAAAGCAGGAATAGAAAAATATGAATTTGTACTGGTAAATGACTGTTCTCCTGATGAAGGCAAGACGTGGAAAAAAATTAAAGAATTATCTGAGAATTACTCATATGTCAAAGGAGTCAATTTTTCTAAAAACTTTGGACAGCACAGTGCAATTATTGCCGGCCTGAAATATGCCCGGGGTGATTGTTTTATTTCTATGGACGATGACTTACAGACACATCCCTCACAATTGACTAAATTGATCAACGCATTTCATGGAGGGTATGATGTGGTATATGGCTTTTACCCTGAAAAGAAGCACTCCCTTTTCAGAAAGTTGGGAACTGGGTTTAATAACTGGACTGCTGAAAAACTGCTGCATAAACCCAAAGAGATTCATTGTACCAGTTTCTGGATAGTACGAAAATTTGTCAGGGATAATATAGTCAATTTTGACGGGCCACACCCATACTTACTTGGGATCATATTAAAAACAACAAGTAATATTAAAAGCGTCCCTGTCAAACATTTTGAGAGGAAGTATGGCCACTCCGGCTATACCTTGAAAAAATTGTTTGGCCTATGGGCCAATTATATTGGTTTCTCCATACTTCCGCTGCGTTTGGTTACTTATTGTGGTTACAGTATATCTGCGCTCTCTTTATTGGGAGGTGCCGTTGTTTTTATAAGAAGGCTTATGGATCCATCACTCTCGGCCGGATGGCCCTCCATAATGATTATCATACTGCTGTCTCTGGGGATCCAATTAATTTTTCTGGGATTTGTGGGGGAATATGTAGGACGGGCTTATCTAAAATTAAACAATGAACCTCAGTATATTGTAAAAGAAACTATTAATATAGAAGAAAGTGAATCAGAGCCATGA
- the rffA gene encoding dTDP-4-amino-4,6-dideoxygalactose transaminase, with the protein MISFNVPPTVGKEMTYIEEAIRSHKICGDGEFTQKCSKWIEENTGTAKALLTTSCTHATELAAILANIRPGDEVIMPSYTFVSTADAFVLRGAKVIFVDIRPDTMNIDENLIEDAVTHKTRAIVPVHYAGVACEMDKICDIAKEYNLMVIEDAAQAMMATYKGQALGTFGDYGCYSFHETKNYSMGEGGALLIKDSGNIMKAEIIREKGTNRSQFFRGEIDKYTWVEAGSSYLPSELNAAYLWAQLDKADEIYNDRMESWNLYYSLLAELSEKGIIGLPVIPDGCAHNAHMFYIKVKDLNERSELIHFLKGKNIKSVFHYIPLHSSPAGKRLGKFHGTDRYTTVESERLLRLPMYYGLGEDKIIYITEMIKEFFTRIRGY; encoded by the coding sequence ATGATTAGTTTTAATGTACCGCCAACTGTTGGCAAAGAAATGACATATATTGAAGAAGCTATCCGCTCTCATAAAATATGCGGGGACGGGGAATTTACCCAAAAGTGTTCTAAGTGGATAGAGGAAAATACAGGGACTGCCAAAGCCTTGCTGACTACCTCCTGTACACATGCCACTGAATTAGCTGCAATCCTGGCAAATATCCGTCCTGGCGACGAGGTAATCATGCCCTCATATACCTTTGTTTCTACAGCAGATGCTTTTGTGCTTAGGGGAGCTAAAGTTATTTTTGTAGATATCCGCCCAGATACAATGAATATTGATGAAAACCTCATCGAAGATGCTGTCACACACAAAACCCGGGCCATTGTTCCCGTACATTATGCAGGGGTTGCCTGTGAAATGGATAAAATTTGTGATATCGCAAAAGAGTATAATCTGATGGTTATCGAAGATGCCGCACAGGCTATGATGGCCACATATAAAGGACAAGCGCTGGGAACCTTTGGAGATTATGGCTGCTACAGCTTTCACGAAACTAAAAATTACAGCATGGGGGAAGGCGGTGCTCTATTAATAAAAGACAGCGGCAATATTATGAAGGCAGAAATTATCCGTGAAAAGGGAACCAACCGAAGCCAGTTCTTTCGGGGAGAGATAGATAAGTATACGTGGGTGGAGGCCGGTTCTTCCTATTTACCCAGTGAATTAAATGCGGCTTATCTGTGGGCACAGTTGGACAAAGCAGATGAAATATATAATGACCGTATGGAATCCTGGAATCTATACTACTCGCTGCTTGCTGAGCTTTCCGAGAAAGGAATAATCGGACTGCCGGTTATACCAGATGGCTGTGCTCACAATGCACATATGTTTTATATTAAGGTAAAAGACCTAAATGAGCGGTCAGAGCTGATCCATTTCCTGAAAGGTAAAAATATTAAATCCGTGTTCCATTATATCCCCTTACACTCCTCCCCTGCGGGGAAGCGATTAGGGAAATTCCATGGGACAGACAGGTATACCACGGTGGAAAGCGAACGCCTGCTGCGTCTTCCTATGTACTACGGACTAGGTGAGGATAAAATTATATATATCACAGAAATGATAAAAGAATTTTTCACAAGAATACGAGGGTATTAG